The following are from one region of the Halobellus limi genome:
- a CDS encoding aldo/keto reductase, translating into MKCAFVGAGAVAGKYASGFGDSPLELAAVCDLDADRAERLAAAHGATPYADLDDLLAAESVPLIVNLASHAAHADVTRTCLEADRHVFGEKPLALDADRALGLVETADRRGLALGCAPINHRCDAQRHARSLLGDGRLGPIRLGYAHAHVGRVTEWHDRPDSFLDVGPLYDGAVYPLSLLVSWFGPAEAIRSADALDVWPDREAQTPERPPHVEATIQFASGPVVRLTASLYAPHRSREFNSLELHGDDGSLYLADSGALAAERDAVSVGGAGRPYVSAPHPQPRRERRYLGGPERLADAVRDGRAPTRGARRAAHVVAVCNAIERAASEGSRVRLPEAASEGVDPDAPRPPPIRPPPRGATTRHDPETDADSTARRDPDRGAGSTAPLVRDAAIRLPPVGFGCSRYRDGEYVDRIDAIATALDAGYRLFDSAELYGNETRIGELLDSPGSPDREGLFLVGKVWNTNHEHVAEACRGSLAELGIDAFDSYLLHWPEAWAYQGPLSDLASKPVAEQEALTFPTDSEGDPETVDVSLEATWRRLERLHDRGFTRTLGVCNVSLPQLERIVEVARVPPAIVQVESHPYRPRSELVEWCHARGIRVVAHSPLSAPGLLDEPVLRDVAEEHGVAPATVALAFHVDRGVVPIPASNDSDHVVANLAAARVRLTDDDRERLATLEDAEFER; encoded by the coding sequence ATGAAGTGCGCGTTCGTCGGCGCGGGCGCCGTCGCCGGAAAGTACGCCTCGGGGTTCGGAGACTCGCCTCTCGAACTGGCGGCCGTCTGCGACCTCGACGCCGACCGCGCAGAGCGCCTGGCGGCGGCCCACGGCGCGACGCCGTACGCGGACCTCGACGACCTGCTCGCCGCGGAGTCCGTACCGCTGATCGTGAACCTCGCGAGCCACGCCGCCCACGCCGACGTCACGAGGACCTGTCTCGAAGCGGACCGCCACGTCTTCGGGGAGAAGCCGCTGGCGCTCGACGCCGACCGCGCGCTCGGTCTCGTCGAGACCGCCGACCGCCGCGGCCTTGCGCTCGGCTGTGCGCCGATCAACCACCGCTGTGACGCGCAGCGGCACGCCCGCTCGCTCCTCGGCGACGGCCGCCTCGGGCCGATCCGGCTGGGTTACGCCCACGCCCACGTCGGTCGTGTGACGGAGTGGCACGACCGCCCCGACTCGTTCCTCGACGTCGGGCCCCTCTACGACGGCGCGGTGTACCCGCTTTCGCTTCTGGTCTCCTGGTTCGGCCCCGCGGAGGCGATCAGGAGCGCGGACGCGCTCGACGTCTGGCCCGACCGGGAGGCGCAGACGCCCGAGCGGCCCCCGCACGTCGAGGCGACGATCCAGTTCGCGTCGGGGCCGGTCGTCCGCCTCACCGCGAGCCTCTACGCGCCCCACCGGTCGCGGGAGTTCAACAGCCTCGAACTCCACGGCGACGACGGGTCCCTGTACCTCGCCGACAGCGGCGCGCTCGCGGCCGAGCGCGACGCGGTCTCCGTCGGCGGCGCGGGGCGACCGTACGTCTCGGCGCCGCACCCGCAGCCCCGCCGGGAGCGGCGGTATCTCGGCGGTCCGGAGCGACTCGCCGACGCGGTCCGGGACGGCCGCGCTCCGACCCGCGGCGCCCGCCGCGCCGCGCACGTCGTCGCCGTCTGCAACGCCATCGAGCGCGCTGCGTCGGAAGGCTCGCGCGTTCGGCTTCCGGAGGCGGCGTCGGAAGGGGTCGACCCGGACGCCCCCCGACCGCCGCCGATCCGTCCCCCTCCGCGGGGCGCGACCACTCGACACGACCCCGAAACCGATGCGGATTCGACCGCTCGACGCGATCCGGACCGCGGTGCGGGTTCGACCGCTCCTCTCGTCCGCGACGCCGCGATACGCCTGCCGCCGGTCGGGTTCGGCTGCTCGCGGTACCGCGACGGCGAGTACGTCGACCGGATCGACGCTATCGCGACGGCGCTGGACGCCGGCTACCGCCTGTTCGACTCGGCCGAACTGTACGGCAACGAGACGCGGATCGGGGAATTGCTCGACTCGCCGGGGTCGCCCGACAGGGAGGGGCTCTTTCTCGTCGGCAAGGTCTGGAACACCAACCACGAGCACGTCGCGGAGGCGTGTCGCGGCAGCCTGGCGGAACTCGGGATCGACGCCTTCGATTCGTATCTGCTGCACTGGCCCGAGGCGTGGGCCTACCAGGGGCCGCTCTCGGACCTGGCGTCGAAGCCCGTGGCCGAGCAGGAGGCGCTGACGTTTCCCACCGACTCGGAGGGTGACCCCGAGACCGTCGACGTCTCCCTCGAAGCGACCTGGCGGCGGCTCGAACGGCTCCACGACCGGGGGTTCACCCGGACGCTCGGCGTCTGCAACGTCTCGCTCCCGCAACTCGAACGGATCGTCGAGGTCGCGCGCGTGCCCCCGGCGATCGTCCAGGTCGAGTCGCACCCGTACCGGCCCCGGTCGGAACTGGTCGAGTGGTGTCACGCGCGCGGGATCCGGGTCGTCGCGCACTCGCCGCTGTCGGCGCCGGGACTGCTCGACGAGCCGGTTCTCCGCGACGTCGCCGAGGAGCACGGCGTCGCGCCGGCCACCGTCGCCCTGGCGTTCCACGTCGACCGCGGCGTCGTCCCCATCCCCGCCAGCAACGACTCCGACCACGTCGTGGCGAACCTCGCGGCCGCGCGCGTCCGGCTGACCGACGACGACCGCGAGCGCCTCGCGACGCTCGAAGACGCGGAGTTCGAGCGGTGA
- a CDS encoding DUF7475 family protein, whose product MATQTSDGIGLRTETLTGLHWAGVALSAITGVIHLWLGVSFAPDPLGIAFLVAAVGFFGGVAAVLVDYRRRLMYLLGIPFTAGQIVVWYVVNAPDFGPPGIADKIVQVLLIAVLIALYRQSA is encoded by the coding sequence ATGGCAACCCAGACCTCAGACGGGATCGGTCTCCGAACGGAGACGCTGACCGGCCTCCACTGGGCCGGAGTCGCGTTGTCGGCGATAACCGGCGTCATCCACCTGTGGCTCGGGGTGAGCTTCGCGCCGGATCCGCTCGGAATCGCCTTCCTCGTGGCCGCCGTGGGGTTCTTCGGCGGGGTCGCCGCCGTGCTGGTGGACTACCGCCGACGGCTGATGTATCTGCTCGGAATTCCGTTCACGGCCGGACAGATCGTCGTCTGGTACGTCGTCAACGCCCCCGACTTCGGGCCACCCGGGATCGCGGACAAAATCGTTCAGGTGCTCTTGATCGCCGTCCTGATCGCGCTGTATCGGCAGTCGGCGTGA
- the eif1A gene encoding translation initiation factor eIF-1A, with protein sequence MTEESGRRNLRMPHGDELFAVVTEHNGGNHVRVRCADGKNRMGRIPGRMKYRTWINEGDVVLVEPWDWQDEKANIEWRYSEQDAEQLREEGHIE encoded by the coding sequence GTGACTGAAGAATCAGGGCGTCGGAACCTACGGATGCCCCACGGTGACGAGCTGTTCGCTGTTGTGACGGAACACAACGGCGGCAACCACGTACGCGTTCGCTGCGCAGACGGCAAGAATCGGATGGGCCGGATCCCCGGCCGGATGAAGTACCGAACCTGGATCAACGAGGGCGACGTCGTCCTCGTCGAGCCGTGGGACTGGCAGGACGAGAAGGCGAACATCGAGTGGCGCTACTCCGAGCAGGACGCCGAGCAGCTGCGCGAAGAAGGCCACATCGAGTAG
- a CDS encoding glycosyltransferase, whose protein sequence is MARVAVVHNTLDFQGGADIVCLTTCAALQEAHDVTLYTLSETAPRALAGRFDIDLDAEALTVRTPAGAVTAARALSSVAPMLGPQLPLRSVLIHRIFERDADAFDLAVSTANEFAFSIPSVQYVHYPQFHTRRLADGSSGPLNRLWSRLGGPKRATLQSDRVTVLANSAWTAGVVGEIYGVTPAVLHPPVDPIDGRERWDEREEGIVVVGRIAPDKRTLDAVRVVDGVRERGYDVHLHVVGAAPRAYRQYVERVEAAAAERSYVTVERDVPRSRIEALLRTHRYGLNLKREEHFGMSVAEYVAAGMIAFAPDGGGQREILDRRDDRLFESVDEAVDLLAAAIDEAEPPDLSSERFSSARFREAIRRAVARTLH, encoded by the coding sequence ATGGCACGGGTCGCCGTCGTCCACAACACGCTCGACTTCCAGGGCGGCGCCGACATCGTCTGTCTCACCACCTGTGCGGCGCTTCAAGAGGCACACGACGTCACGCTGTACACGCTCTCTGAGACGGCGCCACGAGCCCTCGCCGGGCGGTTCGACATCGACCTCGACGCCGAGGCGCTGACCGTCCGAACGCCGGCCGGGGCGGTCACCGCAGCGCGGGCGCTCTCGTCGGTCGCGCCGATGCTCGGGCCGCAGTTGCCGCTGCGGAGCGTCCTGATCCACCGCATCTTCGAACGCGACGCGGACGCGTTCGACCTCGCGGTGAGCACCGCCAACGAGTTCGCGTTCTCGATCCCGTCGGTCCAGTACGTCCACTACCCGCAGTTTCACACGCGACGGCTCGCCGACGGTTCGTCGGGACCGTTGAACCGTCTCTGGAGTCGACTGGGCGGTCCGAAGCGGGCGACGCTCCAAAGCGATCGGGTCACGGTACTCGCGAACTCGGCGTGGACGGCCGGTGTCGTCGGAGAGATCTACGGGGTCACACCGGCGGTGCTCCACCCGCCGGTCGATCCGATCGACGGGCGAGAACGCTGGGACGAGCGGGAGGAGGGAATCGTCGTCGTGGGGCGGATCGCGCCCGACAAGCGGACGCTCGACGCCGTTCGGGTGGTCGACGGCGTCCGCGAGCGGGGGTACGACGTGCACCTCCACGTAGTCGGCGCGGCGCCGAGAGCGTACCGGCAGTACGTCGAACGCGTCGAGGCGGCCGCCGCCGAGCGGTCGTACGTCACCGTCGAACGCGACGTTCCGCGGTCGCGGATCGAGGCGCTGCTCCGGACGCACAGGTACGGACTGAACCTGAAGCGCGAGGAACACTTCGGGATGTCCGTCGCGGAGTACGTCGCCGCCGGAATGATCGCGTTCGCTCCGGACGGCGGCGGACAACGCGAGATCCTCGACCGGCGCGACGATCGACTGTTCGAGTCGGTCGATGAGGCCGTCGACCTGCTGGCCGCGGCGATCGACGAGGCCGAGCCCCCCGATCTGTCGTCGGAACGGTTCAGCAGCGCGCGGTTTCGCGAGGCGATCCGCCGGGCCGTCGCCCGGACCCTACATTAA
- a CDS encoding DUF7551 domain-containing protein yields MVGPTLIDVRERIEGLATEDGQYYVVCGRTGDRPVPAAGHRFPDRATARAAARATEQYRSALRRYDPQVPYHDLIVCEETVRDPTVAHPRKPEADTPQRRIPDPVATDETTADRRDLVEFCHRVAGAVFETLSEAGYDGVETAVMDAYFELAETVGDTDRLCLCLLESMASELDDRLSPGSQAELLADAAARLDSPTDDDSPLDATLAALEQRGVIESYTRSPYSVGLDGGAGAVVAEISGYALSARDGRLPVLPLLLELCRHRTERPPRSVRAAAIDGGWQFTFVLADARDQNGLVRAPIDGEA; encoded by the coding sequence ATGGTCGGCCCCACGCTCATCGACGTCAGGGAACGCATCGAAGGCCTTGCGACCGAAGACGGCCAGTACTACGTCGTCTGTGGTCGTACGGGCGATCGGCCGGTGCCCGCGGCGGGCCATCGGTTCCCGGATCGAGCGACCGCGCGAGCCGCCGCCCGCGCCACCGAGCAGTACCGCTCGGCGCTGCGACGCTACGACCCGCAGGTCCCCTACCACGACCTGATCGTCTGTGAGGAGACGGTTCGAGATCCGACGGTGGCCCACCCGCGGAAGCCGGAGGCCGACACACCCCAACGCCGGATCCCTGACCCCGTCGCAACCGACGAGACGACGGCGGATCGGCGCGACCTGGTCGAGTTCTGTCACCGTGTGGCGGGGGCCGTCTTCGAGACGCTCTCCGAAGCGGGCTACGACGGCGTCGAAACCGCCGTTATGGACGCGTACTTCGAACTCGCAGAGACCGTCGGCGACACCGACAGGCTCTGTTTGTGCCTGCTCGAGAGTATGGCCAGCGAACTCGACGATCGCCTGTCCCCCGGAAGTCAGGCCGAACTCCTCGCCGACGCCGCGGCTCGGTTGGATTCGCCCACCGACGACGACAGTCCCCTCGATGCGACGCTTGCCGCGCTCGAACAGCGCGGAGTCATCGAGAGCTACACGCGCTCGCCGTACTCGGTCGGCCTCGACGGCGGCGCAGGAGCCGTCGTGGCGGAGATCTCGGGGTACGCGCTCTCCGCACGGGACGGCCGACTCCCCGTGCTGCCGCTGCTCCTCGAACTCTGCCGGCACCGCACCGAGCGGCCGCCACGGTCCGTTCGGGCGGCCGCCATCGACGGGGGGTGGCAATTCACGTTCGTCCTCGCGGACGCGAGAGACCAGAACGGACTCGTGAGGGCACCGATCGACGGGGAGGCGTGA
- a CDS encoding AEC family transporter — protein MEVLGRLLGLLALLFVGAGLRFSGVLDEARTQRLNALAYYVALPALIFVSTYDQAVGELLTADLFVGLLSVLFATAAIAWLLHRRQERRGRQSVAIIQSYHSNLGYLGLPLVAATFDDHVTAIASVVLGVVSLTQVPLTIVVLTAINEAEASIREELRRLARNPVLATLVLGLTVGSLGLSVPGPLTAGLDVLGALALPIALLCVGASLQIDLPNVDVGATGAVVATKIAVMPALAWATFSVLSVGAATFTAVIVMLGMPTAVSTYVFANELGGDEEFASLNVFLTTLASVGTLLVLIRAVG, from the coding sequence ATGGAGGTCCTCGGCCGACTCCTCGGACTGCTCGCGCTCCTCTTCGTGGGGGCCGGCCTCCGGTTCTCGGGCGTGCTCGACGAGGCCAGGACCCAGCGGCTCAACGCGCTCGCGTACTACGTCGCGCTCCCGGCGCTCATCTTCGTCTCGACGTACGACCAGGCCGTCGGCGAACTGCTCACGGCCGACCTGTTCGTCGGGTTGCTGTCGGTGCTCTTCGCGACGGCGGCCATCGCGTGGCTGCTCCACCGGAGACAGGAGCGCCGCGGGAGACAGAGCGTCGCGATCATCCAGTCGTACCACTCGAACCTGGGATATCTCGGGCTCCCGCTCGTGGCGGCAACGTTCGACGACCACGTGACCGCGATCGCGAGCGTCGTCCTCGGCGTGGTCTCGCTGACGCAGGTCCCGCTCACGATCGTCGTCCTCACGGCGATCAACGAGGCGGAGGCGTCGATCCGGGAGGAACTGCGCCGACTCGCCCGAAACCCCGTGCTCGCGACGCTCGTCCTCGGGCTGACCGTCGGTTCGCTCGGCCTGTCGGTGCCCGGACCGCTCACCGCCGGCCTCGACGTCCTCGGAGCGCTGGCGCTGCCGATCGCGCTGCTGTGCGTCGGCGCATCGCTCCAGATCGATCTTCCGAACGTCGACGTCGGCGCGACCGGCGCGGTGGTCGCGACGAAGATCGCGGTCATGCCGGCGCTCGCGTGGGCGACCTTCTCGGTACTCTCGGTCGGCGCCGCGACCTTCACGGCCGTCATCGTGATGCTCGGGATGCCGACGGCGGTGTCGACGTACGTGTTCGCGAACGAACTCGGCGGCGACGAGGAGTTCGCCTCGCTGAACGTGTTCCTCACCACGCTCGCGTCGGTCGGGACGCTGCTCGTGCTCATTCGAGCGGTCGGCTGA
- a CDS encoding CDP-alcohol phosphatidyltransferase family protein: MTVVRAVPSTLRREWAAVATTVSILLLGGAALLPVAVAGTDSVLGPGASAVSAVGLRWLLPAATVAAFELWFCLRYLGANRPENDDGERVDADGGAAADDAGGGDVLDAVDDGRAVDRADSQTAVYESLGAPNLVTLTRGALFAALAGFGALAPRPGIAWLPAVLYGTGCVLDAVDGFLARRTDRRTVLGAKLDLAFDTTGFLVAPIVAVLWGQLPVWYLSLSAARYLFKLGRGLRRRRGKPVYDIPDSVVRRPLAGVQMAFITAALSPLLSPLATRPLAVIVLAPSLAVFARDYAVVAGWYGETERA; encoded by the coding sequence GTGACGGTGGTCCGTGCGGTCCCCTCGACCCTCCGGCGCGAGTGGGCCGCCGTGGCAACGACCGTTTCGATCCTCCTGCTCGGCGGCGCGGCGCTGCTCCCGGTCGCAGTCGCCGGCACCGACTCCGTCCTCGGCCCCGGCGCGTCGGCGGTGTCTGCAGTGGGCCTCCGGTGGCTGCTGCCCGCCGCGACGGTCGCGGCCTTCGAGTTGTGGTTCTGCCTCCGGTACCTCGGCGCGAACCGTCCGGAGAACGACGACGGGGAGAGAGTCGATGCCGACGGAGGCGCGGCGGCGGACGATGCCGGCGGCGGGGACGTCTTGGACGCCGTCGACGACGGGCGCGCGGTGGACCGCGCTGACAGCCAGACAGCGGTCTACGAATCGCTCGGCGCGCCGAACCTCGTGACGCTGACCCGGGGGGCGCTCTTCGCCGCGCTGGCCGGGTTCGGCGCGCTCGCGCCCCGCCCCGGAATCGCGTGGTTACCCGCCGTTCTCTACGGGACGGGGTGTGTGCTGGACGCCGTCGACGGCTTCCTGGCGCGACGGACCGACCGCCGGACCGTCCTCGGGGCGAAACTGGACCTCGCGTTCGATACGACCGGGTTCCTCGTCGCGCCGATCGTCGCGGTGCTCTGGGGGCAGCTCCCCGTCTGGTACCTGTCGCTGTCGGCGGCGCGGTACCTGTTCAAACTCGGCCGCGGGCTGCGTCGCCGTCGCGGCAAGCCCGTTTACGACATACCGGACAGCGTCGTCCGCCGGCCGCTCGCGGGCGTCCAGATGGCGTTCATCACGGCCGCGCTCTCGCCGCTGCTCTCGCCGCTGGCGACCCGTCCGCTCGCCGTGATCGTGCTCGCGCCCTCCCTCGCCGTCTTCGCTCGCGATTACGCCGTCGTTGCGGGCTGGTACGGCGAGACAGAACGCGCATAA
- a CDS encoding NAD(P)/FAD-dependent oxidoreductase has protein sequence MRTTGRSEVVVVGGGVAGLSAAVFTARHGLDTLVLDSDESILRRNAHLENFPGFPAGVNARQLLDLLEEQAAEAGCEQVTATVATVAEAEDEFAVETDAGDRYRTEYVVAATKNAVGYLEDVDGVGVIDRGKAYVDTDERGRTGVDGLYAAGRLAEKPHQAAVCAGHGAEVGVTILEDDDRPFYHDWTAPEGYFTDRGREVPPGCEEIDEAERADREARSLDAMAERFAEPHPDEQVTHPSLGEE, from the coding sequence ATGCGCACGACCGGCCGATCGGAAGTCGTCGTCGTCGGCGGCGGCGTCGCCGGCCTCTCGGCGGCCGTCTTCACGGCTCGCCACGGGCTGGACACGCTCGTCCTTGATTCGGACGAGTCGATCCTCCGGCGGAACGCGCACCTCGAAAACTTTCCCGGCTTCCCCGCTGGCGTCAACGCCCGTCAGCTGCTCGACCTGCTGGAAGAGCAGGCGGCCGAAGCGGGCTGCGAGCAGGTGACCGCGACCGTCGCGACCGTCGCGGAGGCCGAGGACGAGTTCGCCGTCGAGACCGACGCCGGCGACCGATACCGCACGGAGTACGTCGTCGCGGCGACGAAGAACGCGGTCGGCTATCTAGAGGACGTCGACGGCGTCGGCGTCATCGACCGCGGGAAGGCGTACGTCGACACCGACGAGCGCGGGCGCACCGGCGTCGACGGGCTGTACGCCGCCGGCCGGCTCGCCGAAAAGCCTCATCAAGCGGCCGTCTGTGCCGGCCACGGCGCCGAGGTCGGCGTGACGATCCTCGAAGACGACGACCGGCCGTTCTACCACGACTGGACCGCGCCGGAGGGCTACTTCACCGACCGCGGGCGCGAGGTCCCTCCCGGCTGTGAGGAGATCGACGAGGCCGAACGCGCGGACCGCGAAGCGCGGTCGCTCGACGCGATGGCCGAGCGCTTCGCCGAACCCCACCCGGACGAACAGGTCACCCACCCCAGTCTCGGGGAGGAGTAG
- a CDS encoding DUF7260 family protein: MPVDTYTEQARTRVRAEREAVDEKLDAYEAFIRRVRDLQTEQTPSSVAGLTTTAGAAHRSADASGTDRCRTVRTAFDETVRPHSVADIDETESLLDTIREEFRDALAVALAPTTEASFTLELKRTVLTEARSRRSEAAAVQKALGREESQLDDAAGVVDDVTDWIADANETPLTDLGFDALKRRHRRLADHRDRCEDVVRDRQAFLGRTTNNGVDAGVRHRGLVPYLYQTFPVDHPVLATVATLDATCRACQRSVRDSLVRRA; the protein is encoded by the coding sequence ATGCCCGTCGACACCTACACCGAGCAGGCGCGAACGCGCGTTCGAGCCGAACGGGAGGCCGTCGACGAGAAACTGGACGCCTACGAGGCGTTCATCCGCCGGGTACGGGACCTACAGACCGAGCAGACACCCTCGTCGGTCGCTGGCCTCACGACGACCGCCGGGGCTGCGCACCGCTCCGCCGACGCGTCCGGTACTGATCGCTGCCGGACTGTGCGAACGGCCTTCGACGAGACGGTTCGGCCCCACAGCGTCGCAGACATCGACGAAACCGAATCCCTGCTCGATACGATCCGCGAGGAGTTCCGAGACGCGCTCGCCGTGGCGCTCGCGCCGACGACGGAGGCCTCGTTCACCCTCGAGCTCAAACGGACGGTTCTCACCGAAGCGCGGTCCCGGCGGTCAGAGGCTGCGGCGGTACAGAAGGCGCTCGGTCGCGAAGAATCACAGCTCGACGATGCGGCTGGGGTAGTCGACGACGTCACCGACTGGATCGCCGACGCGAACGAGACGCCGTTGACCGATCTCGGCTTCGACGCGCTGAAGCGGCGACACCGGAGGCTTGCCGATCATCGCGATCGCTGTGAGGACGTGGTCCGCGACCGGCAGGCGTTCCTCGGGAGGACGACGAACAACGGTGTCGACGCCGGCGTTCGCCACCGGGGGCTCGTGCCGTACCTGTATCAGACGTTCCCGGTCGACCATCCAGTGCTGGCGACGGTCGCCACGCTCGATGCGACCTGTCGAGCGTGTCAACGAAGCGTGCGAGACTCCCTGGTCCGGAGGGCGTAA